TTAGTGTTAATATGATATTTCGTTGCCTTGTGTTTTTCGTCTccaaaccctttaaaacctgagcaaattgatttgactttttttcaaaacatgggtagaaagcaatgtgcaacttcacaagacatggcccaaaaattagcaggaaatcatttaaaagtgataaaaattaCATGAAGTTAAgcgcaaaaagaaagaaaagtaaaaattttgaaaaatatatgtatacttttttcccccataagataaatttaaatatacggttattataattatacatatagttttcttgataattttccCTAGAATCTTTATATGCATCAGtgtcattttcatcttttactaatttcttgcaatttgcaggatatttcttgccaagttgctcattgcctttttcctcgtgtttttgggagaaatcagaccaatttacttaggtttcaagggttaaatagcttgtgaaaggcacccCAACGCAGAACAATAAAACCGatgattcaggtttcaagggtttaaagGGGCTGTTCAGCATATGTGTTTTATCTTATTTCTGGTGGATTTTGCCATGCAGATAGTTTTCCACACATGCCAAAGTTGTGAGATATCCATAACCATCATGTCTTCCATCACCCTGATATGTTGGAGAAAAGAATTTCATttgtgctgctgaaaacactgacaaattaCACTTCAAATATAACACAGAAGCACTGTACCAGAAACAGTGCCACAAGACATGATGTTTGCAGTTTTCATAGGGacagtttctttaaaattgcTGACATCAAGTTGTTCAATGTTTTGTGCATTAGCcaaaggcaaaaatgttgacaaaaatgtcgAGAGGACTATAGATACATCAAAACTTCAAAACTGTGGCTATCTGAATGGTGACAAACACTAAGTCAGAGATACAGCGATGTGGCTCTTGGTAATCACCCTTTAACTTGCTCCTCTCAGGGCGTTTACTGTGACGGCAGAGAAGGTGCAGAAAGGCATCCGTGTCTTCAACAAACTTTTCTCAGAGCGCGCGGAAAGCCTCTGGCAGCACGTCATCGACCTCAATGGCATCGCAGACGGTCTGGACAAGTTCAGCAAGAACACAAAGATCGCTCAAATCACCGGCGGCTCCACAAGCGCCATTGGGGGTGTAGCCACCATTGCCGGCCTCGCTCTGGCCCCGGTCACCATGGGAACCTCCTTGATTGTGACAGCTGTGGGACTGGGTGTTGCCACGGCGGGAGGACTGACATCAGCAGGCGCCGGCATCTCCAACCAGGTCAACAATTCGATGGACCGCAAGAAGGTGGAGAGGATTGTGCAGGATTATCAGGATAAGATGGTCGACCTCAACAAGTGCCTTAAGTTCATCAAGCAGGGTATCGAGAACCTGAAGAGGTTCGACCTAATCAAGATGAAAAATAAGGCCTACAACCGTGACTTTCCTGTGCTTAATAGTAATTTCTATGAAGACGGCGCCATGGCAGGAAAGGCAATCCTCATCAGTGCTAATGAGATTATGCGTGTGGTGCAGATCGCTAATGTGGCGGGCAGCACAGCAGCCAGAGCGGTCCAGATCGCCAGTATGGCCACAGGTGTTCTCACCGGACTGTTTGTAGGTATGGACATCTACTTTGTAGCCAAAGACTCCAAAGAACTCAAGAAAGGGGCCAAATCAGAGTTTGCAGCCAAAATCAGGGAGGTGGCGACGCAGCTGCACGACGGCCTGGTGGAGCTCAACAGCATCCGAGAAGAGCTGCAGACCACGGCACCAGAAAACAGTTCAGCACAATCCAACACAGCTGCTCCAGACactgacaaaaaagagaaagaggacaaATATGACAGTTCGAGTGACGATGAAATCGCCCGCATTAAAAAAGCCATCAAAGAAGAGTATGAGAACCGAGAATATGTCTgaatcaaaaactcaaaaactggAAAAGGCCTTGAACTGTGCTTTAATTCCAAGGTCTCGGAGCATGGTCAGTTTCCtctgcaaaatgttttcaagttttttgAAAGTACAGGCTCGAATCTCAGGCATACTGCTGCAATATTTGCATCGTTGGTTTTGAGTTGTTGTTTCCTCAATTTCCTCAAAATAGAAAACTACTATCAGGCCTGTTTTGAAAGTCCAAAGAGAT
The nucleotide sequence above comes from Plectropomus leopardus isolate mb unplaced genomic scaffold, YSFRI_Pleo_2.0 unplaced_scaffold12071, whole genome shotgun sequence. Encoded proteins:
- the apol1 gene encoding apolipoprotein L1; this encodes FQNEGGNRSLFDQLDDFRTDPSQPEDERDVDLMEWWNTVESWEDTPQDDDMTEKEEAKAFTVTAEKVQKGIRVFNKLFSERAESLWQHVIDLNGIADGLDKFSKNTKIAQITGGSTSAIGGVATIAGLALAPVTMGTSLIVTAVGLGVATAGGLTSAGAGISNQVNNSMDRKKVERIVQDYQDKMVDLNKCLKFIKQGIENLKRFDLIKMKNKAYNRDFPVLNSNFYEDGAMAGKAILISANEIMRVVQIANVAGSTAARAVQIASMATGVLTGLFVGMDIYFVAKDSKELKKGAKSEFAAKIREVATQLHDGLVELNSIREELQTTAPENSSAQSNTAAPDTDKKEKEDKYDSSSDDEIARIKKAIKEEYENREYV